In Bacteroides coprosuis DSM 18011, the following are encoded in one genomic region:
- a CDS encoding single-strand binding protein (COGs: COG0629 Single-stranded DNA-binding protein~InterPro IPR000424:IPR011344~KEGG: bfs:BF1571 putative single-strand binding protein~PFAM: Primosome PriB/single-strand DNA-binding~SPTR: Single-stranded DNA-binding protein;~TIGRFAM: Single-strand DNA-binding~IMG reference gene:2504106587~PFAM: Single-strand binding protein family~TIGRFAM: single stranded DNA-binding protein (ssb)) yields the protein MSVNKVILLGNVGKDPDVRYLDSGIAVASFPLATSERAYTLANGTHVPERTEWHNLVLWRGLAEIAEKYVHKGDKLYIEGKIKTRSYDDQNGVKRYITEIFVDQMEMLSPKNSSTNAPQVAAPQQSAAPQQSAAPQEPEDSLDDLPF from the coding sequence ATGTCAGTTAATAAAGTAATTTTACTAGGTAACGTTGGTAAAGATCCCGACGTTCGTTATCTTGATTCAGGAATAGCTGTGGCTTCTTTTCCTTTAGCTACATCAGAACGTGCTTATACCTTAGCCAATGGTACTCATGTGCCTGAACGCACAGAATGGCATAATCTAGTTTTATGGAGAGGTTTAGCAGAAATTGCTGAAAAATATGTTCACAAAGGAGATAAGCTATACATTGAAGGCAAAATTAAAACAAGATCTTACGATGATCAGAATGGCGTTAAACGTTATATAACAGAAATCTTTGTCGATCAAATGGAAATGCTGTCTCCCAAAAACAGTAGTACAAATGCTCCTCAAGTGGCAGCGCCACAACAATCAGCAGCACCTCAGCAATCAGCAGCACCTCAAGAGCCTGAAGATTCTTTAGATGACCTGCCGTTTTAA
- a CDS encoding gliding motility-associated protein GldE (COGs: COG1253 Hemolysins and related protein containing CBS domains~InterPro IPR002550:IPR000644:IPR005170:IPR019862~KEGG: bfs:BF1572 CorC/HlyC family transporter associated protein~PFAM: Domain of unknown function DUF21; Cystathionine beta-synthase, core; Transporter-associated domain~SPTR: Putative uncharacterized protein;~TIGRFAM: Gliding motility-associated protein GldE~IMG reference gene:2504106588~PFAM: CBS domain; Domain of unknown function DUF21; Transporter associated domain~TIGRFAM: gliding motility-associated protein GldE), translating to MESDTFLYQLASITDGIIINNPSLPAIISIVLAGLLLIVSGFASASEIAFFSLSPSDLNTIQEKEHPSDLIISKLLEQSERLLATILITNNFVNVTIILLCNFFFMNVFEFTSRVAEFFIITVVLTFLLLLFGEIIPKIYSAQKTLAFCRFAAPGIAFFKKVFRPIASVLVRSSNFMSKRLHTKANYNISVDELSHALELTDKTEISEENTILEGIIRFGGETAKEVMTSRLDMVDLEIKTPYQEVLKCIIENVYSRIPIYNDNRDNICGVLYIKDLLPHLNKGDNFRWQSIIRPAYFVPETKMIDDLLRDFQANKVHIAIVVDEFGGTSGLITMEDIIEEIVGEIQDEYDEDESTFRKISDNSWVFEAKTQLSDFYKETHIDEEEFDKIVGGADTIGGLLLEIKGEFPALHEKVVYKNYEFEVLAKDNRRILKVKLTIHPPVDEESDNDDE from the coding sequence TTGGAATCAGACACGTTTTTGTATCAATTAGCATCAATCACAGATGGAATTATTATAAATAATCCTTCTTTGCCCGCTATAATATCTATTGTTTTAGCGGGGTTGCTATTGATTGTATCAGGATTTGCATCGGCTTCTGAAATAGCATTCTTTTCATTAAGTCCTTCAGACTTAAATACAATTCAAGAAAAAGAACATCCATCAGATCTTATTATAAGTAAATTACTAGAACAATCTGAACGATTGCTTGCTACCATTCTTATCACAAACAACTTCGTAAATGTTACAATCATTTTGCTTTGTAATTTCTTCTTTATGAATGTGTTTGAATTTACTTCGCGAGTAGCAGAATTTTTTATAATAACCGTAGTTCTAACTTTTTTATTATTGTTATTTGGAGAAATAATACCTAAAATTTACTCTGCCCAGAAAACTCTTGCTTTTTGCAGGTTTGCTGCCCCAGGAATTGCATTCTTTAAAAAAGTATTTAGACCAATAGCTTCTGTATTGGTTCGTTCATCAAACTTTATGAGTAAACGTTTACATACGAAAGCAAATTATAATATCTCTGTTGATGAGCTTTCCCATGCTTTGGAGCTAACTGATAAAACTGAAATATCGGAAGAAAATACAATTCTTGAGGGTATTATTCGTTTTGGAGGGGAAACTGCTAAAGAGGTTATGACTTCTAGATTAGATATGGTAGATTTAGAAATAAAAACCCCTTATCAAGAAGTATTAAAATGCATTATTGAAAATGTTTATTCTCGTATTCCTATTTATAACGATAATCGCGATAATATTTGTGGGGTTTTGTATATAAAAGACCTTCTACCTCATTTAAATAAAGGGGATAATTTTCGTTGGCAATCTATTATAAGACCAGCCTATTTTGTGCCAGAAACTAAAATGATAGATGATTTATTACGAGATTTTCAGGCAAATAAAGTACACATTGCTATTGTTGTCGATGAGTTTGGTGGTACGTCTGGACTGATAACTATGGAAGATATCATTGAGGAGATTGTAGGGGAAATCCAAGATGAATACGATGAAGATGAAAGTACATTCAGGAAAATAAGTGATAATAGCTGGGTGTTTGAAGCGAAGACACAATTATCCGATTTTTATAAAGAAACTCATATTGATGAGGAAGAGTTCGATAAGATAGTAGGAGGAGCCGATACAATCGGTGGTTTACTACTAGAAATAAAAGGGGAGTTCCCTGCTCTTCATGAAAAAGTAGTTTATAAAAATTATGAATTTGAAGTATTGGCTAAAGATAATCGTAGAATTCTTAAAGTAAAACTAACTATTCATCCTCCTGTAGATGAGGAGAGCGATAATGATGATGAGTAA
- a CDS encoding hypothetical protein (KEGG: bfs:BF1573 hypothetical protein~SPTR: Putative uncharacterized protein;~IMG reference gene:2504106589) — protein MALFFKQQSEDTILGVWKMSESLEEIQQHPYAFPFVEQAKDFKSENRQKEWLSVRVLIHTLLDEKKEIEYDALGAPYLADRSYHIGITHTVGFVAVILAKTSRVAIDIELISDRVHRLAHRVFHSDEFFYPTNDFLYYELLIWCAKETQFKLLGLSEIDFKSHIRVCPFSIADGEYFYVQEFKTAISQKVKIQYRITDQYVLTYAKA, from the coding sequence ATGGCTCTTTTTTTTAAACAGCAATCAGAAGATACAATATTAGGCGTATGGAAAATGAGTGAATCTCTTGAGGAAATTCAGCAGCATCCATATGCTTTTCCTTTTGTAGAACAGGCAAAGGATTTTAAGTCAGAGAATAGACAAAAGGAATGGCTTTCTGTTAGAGTTTTGATACATACACTTCTTGATGAGAAGAAAGAAATAGAATATGATGCTTTAGGAGCCCCTTATTTGGCTGATCGCTCTTATCATATAGGGATAACTCATACTGTCGGTTTCGTTGCTGTAATTCTGGCTAAAACAAGTCGTGTTGCTATAGATATAGAGCTTATAAGTGATAGAGTACATCGTTTAGCCCATCGTGTATTCCATTCCGATGAGTTTTTTTACCCAACAAATGATTTTTTATATTATGAACTGCTTATTTGGTGTGCTAAAGAAACCCAATTTAAATTACTCGGATTATCGGAGATAGACTTTAAATCTCATATTAGAGTTTGTCCTTTCTCTATTGCTGATGGAGAATACTTTTATGTTCAAGAGTTTAAAACTGCAATATCTCAGAAAGTTAAAATTCAATATCGTATTACTGATCAATATGTTTTAACATATGCTAAGGCATAA
- a CDS encoding alkyl hydroperoxide reductase/ Thiol specific antioxidant/ Mal allergen (InterPro IPR000866~KEGG: bth:BT_1485 hypothetical protein~PFAM: Alkyl hydroperoxide reductase subunit C/ Thiol specific antioxidant~SPTR: Putative uncharacterized protein;~IMG reference gene:2504106590~PFAM: AhpC/TSA family) has protein sequence MKRTIFYSSFIFLFILTACGNTKTSKIPQENKSTNTKSEVLITEFPYPEIPIIYTQAEDRGKFLSEHYWDNLNFGDSSVQYNQDMIEQSWVNWIDLMQQFNPKREDYTSLLKNFYTQLDTQDSTAFRQFYELADKYLYFANSPLRNDKLYIPICEVLLASKNLSDTEKEHINFIYEVIQKNNEGEKVQDFTFTTLTGKKGQLSQVQSNKYILLFFNDPSCNVCAHTVEVLKESPLVNKLIQNKILQIVSINPEDNFEEWKEHSKDFPKEWISGYDKDLTITLNRLYDLRATPSLYLLDKDKKVILKDKALEEILATLEQI, from the coding sequence ATGAAAAGAACTATTTTTTATTCCAGCTTTATATTTTTATTTATATTAACTGCATGTGGCAATACTAAAACATCAAAAATACCACAAGAGAATAAATCTACTAATACAAAAAGTGAAGTATTAATTACGGAATTTCCTTACCCTGAAATACCAATTATATATACCCAAGCAGAAGATAGAGGAAAATTCTTATCAGAGCATTATTGGGATAATCTAAATTTCGGAGATTCTTCTGTACAATATAACCAAGACATGATTGAGCAAAGTTGGGTCAACTGGATTGATTTGATGCAACAATTTAATCCTAAAAGAGAAGACTACACTTCTCTACTAAAAAACTTTTACACCCAGTTAGACACTCAAGATAGTACGGCCTTCAGGCAATTTTATGAACTAGCAGATAAATACCTCTACTTTGCTAATTCTCCACTACGTAATGACAAGCTTTATATTCCTATTTGTGAGGTTTTATTAGCTAGTAAAAATTTATCGGACACAGAAAAAGAACATATCAACTTTATATATGAAGTTATTCAAAAGAACAATGAAGGCGAAAAGGTACAAGATTTTACATTTACTACGTTAACAGGAAAGAAAGGTCAGTTATCACAAGTCCAATCTAATAAATATATCCTTCTATTCTTTAACGATCCAAGCTGCAATGTTTGTGCACATACAGTAGAAGTATTAAAAGAATCGCCTTTAGTAAATAAGCTCATCCAAAATAAAATACTCCAGATAGTATCTATTAATCCAGAGGATAATTTTGAAGAGTGGAAAGAACACTCTAAAGATTTTCCAAAAGAGTGGATAAGTGGATATGACAAAGATTTAACAATCACATTAAATCGTCTGTATGATTTAAGAGCTACACCATCACTCTATCTTTTAGATAAAGATAAAAAGGTGATACTGAAAGACAAAGCTCTTGAAGAAATATTAGCAACTTTAGAGCAAATATAG
- a CDS encoding integral membrane sensor signal transduction histidine kinase (COGs: COG5002 Signal transduction histidine kinase~InterPro IPR003661:IPR003594~KEGG: bfr:BF1575 two-component system sensor histidine kinase~PFAM: ATPase-like, ATP-binding domain; Signal transduction histidine kinase, subgroup 1, dimerisation/phosphoacceptor domain~SMART: ATPase-like, ATP-binding domain; Signal transduction histidine kinase, subgroup 1, dimerisation/phosphoacceptor domain~SPTR: Two-component system sensor histidine kinase;~IMG reference gene:2504106591~PFAM: Histidine kinase-, DNA gyrase B-, and HSP90-like ATPase; His Kinase A (phosphoacceptor) domain): MNKKKHFIQFHNRLFLTVLLLFLLFAGSFIVYQYQREKVYRVELFNTKLQGINNRMYTLLPNLDNKEQIQFYIDKYLVDLPNIKLTIIKKGRQIVFDSYAPDATIIQMGYWDNEEIKQALEKGSGYQIRKDHSTSTPYFFSATIYPNYIIRTAVPYDSMLKSTLQSDTRYLTFSFIISVLLISLFYSYTAKLGQAIRKLRKFTQRAEEDKYIQWESEAPYSSGEMGEVTRHIINVYRKLQDTKEALSIEKDKLFAHLQFSREGLGIFSANRTEILVNKLFLRYCNHISDINLKNSEEVFQIKEFEPIIQFINEVQQSPSQIKDRRRNISIEKNGKTFIIECIVFDDMSFEFSINDVTKEEEKIQLKKQLTQNIAHELKTPVSSIQGYLETIVEHPNLSEEKRISFLQRCFAQSNRLARLLQDLSILTRIEESSDMYDNQDMDINLLVQTILEEIELDLRKKNIIVHNELPSPIHVKGNYSLLYSIFRNLLDNSIAHAGEHIEIFLSCFKETDEYYFFSYRDTGVGIPSEHLNRLFERFYRVDKGRSRKLGGTGLGLAIVKNSILLHQGSILVKSSEGKGIEFVFTLPKITE, translated from the coding sequence ATGAACAAGAAAAAGCATTTTATCCAATTTCACAATCGCTTATTCTTGACTGTATTACTACTATTCCTTCTCTTTGCGGGAAGTTTTATTGTATATCAGTACCAAAGAGAGAAGGTGTATCGTGTTGAGTTGTTTAATACCAAACTTCAAGGTATTAACAATAGAATGTACACACTTTTACCCAATCTTGACAACAAAGAACAGATACAATTCTATATCGATAAATACCTAGTAGATCTACCCAATATTAAACTTACAATCATAAAGAAAGGAAGACAAATCGTTTTCGACTCTTATGCTCCAGATGCTACTATTATTCAAATGGGATATTGGGATAATGAAGAAATTAAACAAGCATTAGAAAAAGGAAGTGGTTATCAAATTAGGAAAGACCACTCTACCTCTACCCCTTACTTTTTCTCAGCTACTATTTATCCAAACTATATAATCCGCACAGCTGTTCCCTATGATAGTATGTTAAAGAGCACCCTACAAAGTGACACTCGCTATCTAACTTTTAGTTTTATTATCTCTGTTCTTCTAATTTCTCTTTTTTACAGCTATACAGCCAAACTAGGTCAAGCAATAAGGAAATTAAGAAAATTTACTCAACGAGCCGAGGAAGATAAGTATATACAATGGGAAAGTGAAGCTCCATACTCTAGCGGAGAGATGGGTGAAGTAACAAGACATATCATCAATGTCTATCGTAAACTACAAGACACAAAAGAGGCTTTAAGCATAGAGAAAGACAAACTTTTTGCTCACTTACAATTCTCTCGAGAAGGATTAGGTATTTTCTCTGCTAATAGAACCGAAATTCTTGTCAATAAATTATTTCTTCGCTATTGCAACCATATATCAGATATCAATCTAAAAAACAGTGAAGAGGTTTTCCAAATAAAAGAATTCGAACCTATAATTCAGTTCATCAATGAAGTGCAACAATCTCCTTCACAAATAAAAGATAGACGCAGAAATATATCTATAGAAAAAAATGGAAAAACATTTATTATTGAATGCATCGTATTTGATGATATGAGTTTCGAGTTTTCCATCAATGATGTAACCAAAGAAGAAGAAAAAATTCAACTTAAGAAACAATTAACTCAAAATATAGCTCATGAACTAAAGACTCCTGTAAGTAGTATTCAAGGATATCTAGAGACAATTGTAGAACATCCAAACCTATCTGAGGAAAAGAGAATAAGCTTTTTACAACGCTGTTTTGCTCAAAGTAATAGACTGGCTAGACTATTGCAAGATTTATCTATACTAACACGTATAGAGGAATCTAGTGATATGTATGACAATCAGGATATGGATATAAATCTTCTTGTTCAAACGATTCTAGAGGAAATTGAACTAGATCTTCGCAAAAAAAATATCATAGTCCACAATGAATTACCTTCTCCTATACATGTTAAGGGCAACTACTCTCTACTCTATTCCATATTTAGAAACCTATTAGATAACTCTATCGCCCATGCAGGAGAACATATTGAAATCTTTTTATCTTGCTTTAAGGAAACAGATGAATATTATTTCTTTAGCTATCGTGATACAGGTGTAGGAATACCAAGTGAACATCTAAACCGTTTATTTGAAAGATTTTACAGGGTAGATAAAGGACGATCTCGTAAATTGGGTGGAACAGGACTTGGACTAGCTATTGTTAAGAATTCAATTCTCTTACATCAAGGAAGCATCCTTGTAAAAAGTAGTGAAGGCAAAGGAATTGAATTTGTCTTCACTCTACCAAAAATTACTGAATAA